Below is a genomic region from Actinomycetota bacterium.
CATATATCATGACTTGCATACCCATCAGCCTTCCTGCAGATTTCTTTTTCCCTGACACATTTAATTAAATACAGATCCTCTTCAAGAGGTTTGATTATCTCTCTCGGATTTTCTTAGTCCATATCTTGACCTTGTTGAAATTCTCATTAAAGTTCCATCCCCCTTGCTATTCTTCCTCCTCCAAGAACTGTTTTGCCATCAGATATATCATAGAAGACAACAGACTGTCCCGGCGTTACCGATTCCTGCGGAACAGAGAAATTTACATAAATATTTTCATCAGGATTTTTAACAATACTGCATTGGACTTCTTTATGGTTATATCTTATTTTAGCCAGAGCTCTGTCAGGCATCTCATCAGTAAACCAGTTAAGATCGGTAACAATAAGTCCTTTTTTTGCAAGATGACTTCTTTCCCCTACTACAATCTCGTTTTTATCAATATTGATTGAATTGACATACAACGGCTTCTCGTGACTTATCCCGAATCCTTTTCTCTGCCCTATAGTATAAAAAGCAACACCTTTGTGTCTGCCTATTACTTTTCCGTTCACATCCAGGATATTTCCCTCTTTGCCAAAATCTTTTCCGAGCCTGTCTTTTATGAATTCATGATAATTTTTGTTTTTTATAAAACAGATTTCCTGGCTTTCTTTTTTTTCATGAAGATCAAGGCCTGTTTTCTGCGATATCTTTTTTACTTCTTCTTTTTTGTAGTCTGATAAAGGAAACTTTAAAAACGGCAGTTTTTCTTTTCCAATCCCGTAAAGAAAATACGATTGGTCTTTTGTGCCGTCTGTAGCTTTGCCGATAAAGTAGTTTCCGTTTCGTAAAATTATCGATGCATAATGTCCGGTAGCAAAATAGTCAAAACCCATAAGTAGAGCCTTTTCAACAAGCAGCCCGAATTTGATTAATTTATTGCATTCAATACAAGGGTTGGGTGTCTGCCCTTCAAGATATGTATTAATAAAATTTTTTATGACATTTTCTTCAAGCTCTTTTGAATAATCAAAAACATAATGCGGGATACCCAGCTTTTCACAAATGGCTCCGGCATCTTTAATATTATTATCATCAGGACCGGCTCCAAAATCACCATCACGACCAGAACAATCACTAATACCGAGTCTCATGGTTACACCGGCAATATCAAAACCATCTTTTAAAAGCAGGGATGCAGCAACAGAGCTGTCAACTCCGCCGCTCATGGCTACAAGTATTTTTTCTTTTTTTAATTCCTGCATAAAGGCGACATTTTTCTCAATCTTGTTATTATCTTTTTTAGACTATTTATCGTAAAATCAATATCTTCTTCTGTCGTATACTTGCCTAAAGAAAATCTGACTGAGCTGCGAGCTGTTTCGACATCAAGTCCTATTGCTTCAAGAACATGGGAGGGGGCAAAACTTGATGAAGAACAGGCAGAGCCTGAAGATGTCGCTATTCCTTCAAAATCAAGACCCAAAAGTACTGCTTCCCCTTCGACAAAAGAAAAGGAGAGATTTGCATTATTGGGAAGTCTCTGCGTCCTGTGCCCGTTGAGTTTTGTATCAGCAATATTGTCTAATATGCCGTTTATTAATCTATCTCTTAAATAAGTCTGCCTTTTGCTTTCAGCATGAAGCTCTCTTACTGCAATCGCAAGAGCATGGGCCATTCCTGCAATACCCGGAAGATTCTGAGTCGATGCCCTTAAACCGAATTCATGGCTTCCACCATGAATCTGGGAGGCAAGAACTATGCCATTCTTTTTGTATAAAAATCCTACTCCTTTGGGACCATAGAATTTATGTGCTGAAGCACTTAAAAGATCTACATTTAGCATTTCCACGTCGGTACCAATATGGCCTATGCTTTGCACGGCATCCGTATGGAATATTATTCCGTATTCCCGGGCGAGCTTTCCTATTTCTTCTATCGGCTGTATACTGCCTATTTCATTATTTGCATGCATTATGGAAATGAGTATCGTATCTTTTTTTAATGCCTTTTTTATTTCATCCGGTCTGACAATGCCATCGTTATCTGTTCCTACATATGAAATATCAAACCCGCATGTCTTTAAATATTTGCAGGTTTCATGGACGGCACGATGCTCTATCGTAGAAGTAATTATATGATTGCCTTTTTTCCTGTTGGCAAAAGCAACTCCCTTTATCGCCAGATTATCGCTTTCAGTTCCTCCGGATGTAAAAATTATTTCTTCAGATTTTGCATTTATAAGAGAGGCAATCTGTTTTCGGGATTCGTCAAGAGCTTTTCCGGCTTCCCTGCCAAAAAAATGGAGACTTGAAGGGTTGCCGAAAATCCGACTTGCAAATATTTTCATTTTTTCAAATACTTCCGGATCAAGAGGTGTAGTAGCTGCATAATCAAGATATATTCTTTTCATTTCACTCCAAAAAACATTCCTTCTTAATCGTTTAA
It encodes:
- the nifS gene encoding cysteine desulfurase NifS; this encodes MKRIYLDYAATTPLDPEVFEKMKIFASRIFGNPSSLHFFGREAGKALDESRKQIASLINAKSEEIIFTSGGTESDNLAIKGVAFANRKKGNHIITSTIEHRAVHETCKYLKTCGFDISYVGTDNDGIVRPDEIKKALKKDTILISIMHANNEIGSIQPIEEIGKLAREYGIIFHTDAVQSIGHIGTDVEMLNVDLLSASAHKFYGPKGVGFLYKKNGIVLASQIHGGSHEFGLRASTQNLPGIAGMAHALAIAVRELHAESKRQTYLRDRLINGILDNIADTKLNGHRTQRLPNNANLSFSFVEGEAVLLGLDFEGIATSSGSACSSSSFAPSHVLEAIGLDVETARSSVRFSLGKYTTEEDIDFTINSLKKIITRLRKMSPLCRN
- the mnmA gene encoding tRNA 2-thiouridine(34) synthase MnmA, which translates into the protein MQELKKEKILVAMSGGVDSSVAASLLLKDGFDIAGVTMRLGISDCSGRDGDFGAGPDDNNIKDAGAICEKLGIPHYVFDYSKELEENVIKNFINTYLEGQTPNPCIECNKLIKFGLLVEKALLMGFDYFATGHYASIILRNGNYFIGKATDGTKDQSYFLYGIGKEKLPFLKFPLSDYKKEEVKKISQKTGLDLHEKKESQEICFIKNKNYHEFIKDRLGKDFGKEGNILDVNGKVIGRHKGVAFYTIGQRKGFGISHEKPLYVNSINIDKNEIVVGERSHLAKKGLIVTDLNWFTDEMPDRALAKIRYNHKEVQCSIVKNPDENIYVNFSVPQESVTPGQSVVFYDISDGKTVLGGGRIARGMEL